The Planococcus donghaensis genome contains a region encoding:
- the rplJ gene encoding 50S ribosomal protein L10 yields MSKAVETKKVVVQTIADKFNAAASVVVVDYRGLNVAQLTELRKQLREAGVEFKVYKNSMTRRATEMHGLEAINEHFTGPNAIAFSNEDVVAPARIINNFAKANEALEIKAGVIEGAVASAEDMKALAELPSREGLLSMLLSVLQAPMRNFAATTKAVADQKEEQGA; encoded by the coding sequence ATGAGCAAAGCAGTTGAAACGAAAAAAGTTGTCGTGCAAACAATCGCTGATAAATTCAATGCTGCAGCGTCAGTTGTAGTTGTTGATTACCGTGGATTGAACGTTGCACAATTAACAGAACTTCGTAAACAGCTTCGTGAAGCAGGCGTTGAGTTTAAAGTATACAAAAACTCAATGACTCGTCGTGCGACTGAAATGCACGGACTTGAAGCGATCAACGAACACTTTACAGGACCAAACGCAATTGCATTTTCTAACGAAGATGTAGTAGCACCAGCACGTATCATCAACAACTTCGCGAAAGCGAACGAAGCGCTTGAAATTAAAGCGGGTGTTATCGAAGGTGCAGTCGCATCTGCTGAAGACATGAAAGCATTGGCAGAACTTCCATCACGCGAAGGCTTGCTATCTATGCTACTCAGCGTTCTACAAGCTCCAATGCGCAACTTTGCAGCTACAACAAAAGCAGTTGCAGATCAAAAAGAAGAACAAGGCGCTTAA
- the rplL gene encoding 50S ribosomal protein L7/L12 — protein MTQEQILESIKEMTVLQLNDLVKAIEEEFGVTAAAPVAAAAAGGAAEAEQTEFDVVLASAGDSKIKVIKAVREVTGLGLKEAKALVDEAPKAIKEGVSKEDAEEIKGKLEEVGASVEVK, from the coding sequence ATGACACAAGAACAAATCTTAGAATCAATCAAAGAAATGACAGTTCTTCAACTTAACGACCTAGTAAAAGCAATCGAAGAAGAGTTCGGCGTAACTGCTGCTGCTCCTGTTGCTGCAGCTGCAGCTGGTGGCGCTGCTGAAGCAGAGCAAACTGAATTTGACGTAGTTCTTGCTTCTGCAGGCGATTCAAAAATCAAAGTAATCAAAGCAGTACGTGAAGTAACTGGTCTTGGTCTTAAAGAAGCGAAAGCTCTTGTAGACGAAGCTCCTAAAGCAATCAAAGAAGGCGTTTCTAAAGAAGACGCTGAAGAAATCAAAGGCAAACTTGAAGAAGTTGGCGCGTCAGTAGAAGTTAAGTAA
- a CDS encoding class I SAM-dependent methyltransferase has protein sequence MSQHYYSKNPQTKSNPREWTDILRGEKFRFQTDAGVFSKSEVDFGSRLLIETFQDSAIDGPVLDVGCGYGPIGMTVAKISPQKQVHMVDVNTRAIDLAKTNAEKNSISNVRIYESDGLSAVEASGFSAILTNPPIRAGKETIFRFYEEAAEKLADGGSLWVVIQKKQGAPSTQVKLEELFGEVKVVDKKKGYFIFEARKV, from the coding sequence ATGTCTCAACATTATTATTCCAAAAATCCTCAAACAAAAAGCAATCCTCGAGAATGGACAGACATACTACGAGGCGAGAAATTCCGATTCCAGACTGATGCAGGAGTTTTTAGCAAAAGTGAAGTCGATTTTGGATCGCGGTTATTAATCGAGACATTCCAAGATTCCGCTATAGATGGACCGGTGCTGGATGTCGGCTGCGGTTATGGACCGATTGGAATGACGGTCGCAAAAATATCTCCTCAAAAACAAGTTCATATGGTAGATGTTAATACACGGGCTATTGATTTGGCCAAAACAAACGCAGAGAAAAATAGTATTTCCAACGTTCGAATCTATGAAAGTGATGGATTGAGTGCGGTGGAGGCTAGTGGTTTTTCTGCAATTTTAACAAACCCACCGATTCGGGCAGGTAAAGAAACAATATTTCGTTTTTACGAAGAAGCTGCTGAGAAATTAGCGGACGGTGGATCGTTGTGGGTAGTCATCCAGAAAAAGCAGGGTGCTCCTTCTACACAGGTGAAATTAGAAGAACTTTTTGGTGAAGTAAAAGTGGTCGATAAGAAAAAAGGTTACTTTATTTTTGAAGCTCGAAAAGTTTGA
- the rpoB gene encoding DNA-directed RNA polymerase subunit beta has product MVGQLVQYGQHRQRRSFSRISEVLDLPNLIEIQSSSYEWFLEEGLREMFRDISPIEDFTGNLSLEFVDYSLAEPKYPVDESKERDVTYAAPLRVKVRLHNKETDEVKEQDVFMGDFPLMTETGTFVINGAERVIVSQLVRSPSVYFHDKTDKNGKKGFGATVIPNRGAWLEYETDAKDVVYVRIDRTRKLPVTVLLRALGFGSDQEIIDLLGDNEYLQNTLEKDNTESTDKALLEIYERLRPGEPPTVESAKSLLYSRFFDPKRYDLANVGRYKMNKKLHIKNRLFNQTIAETLADPETGEILVEAGTLIDRRVLDRLIPNLENGVGFHTVSQVGGVLEGEVTLQSIKIYAPNNEDQKEITVISNAYIEDKIKHVTPADIISSISYFFNLLYGVGNTDDIDHLGNRRLRSVGELLQNQFRIGLSRMERVVRERMSINDTQAIVPQQLINIRPVIASIKEFFGSSQLSQFMDQTNPLAELTHKRRLSALGPGGLTRERAGFEVRDVHYSHYGRMCPIETPEGPNIGLINTLSTFAKVNKFGFIETPYRRVDAETGVVTKHIDYLTADEEDNYVVAQANSKLNDDGSFVEEGIVARFRGENTIYKRGSIDYMDVSPKQVVSVATACIPFLENDDSNRALMGANMQRQAVPLLNPEAPFVGTGMEHLAARDSGAAVVAKNDGIVEFVEAKEIAVRRIEVVDGNEVRGDLDTYKLQKFVRSNQGTSYNQRPIVKVGDRVSKRDILADGPSMERGEMALGRNVLVAFMTWDGFNYEDAIIMSERLVKDDVYTSVHIEEYESDSRDTKLGPEEITRDIPNVGEDALRNLDDRGIIRVGAEVKDGDILVGKVTPKGVTELTAEERLLHAIFGEKAREVRDTSLRVPHGAGGIVLDVKIFNREDGDELPPGVNQLVRAYIVQKRKISVGDKMAGRHGNKGVISRILPEEDMPFMPDGTPVDIMLNPLGVPSRMNIGQVLELHLGMASRSLGIHMASSVFDGANEEDVLETMEESGMPRDGKTILYDGRSGEAFDNRVSVGIMYMIKLAHMVDDKLHARSTGPYSLVTQQPLGGKAQFGGQRFGEMEVWALEAYGAAHTLQEILTVKSDDVVGRVKTYEAIVKGESVPEPSVPESFKVLIKELQSLGMDVKMLTIDDEEIELRDLDEEEDLQPADSLNILPIADAEAPVGTID; this is encoded by the coding sequence TTGGTAGGTCAACTAGTTCAGTACGGTCAACATCGTCAACGCAGAAGTTTTTCGAGAATCAGTGAAGTGCTGGATCTTCCGAACTTGATTGAAATTCAATCATCATCTTATGAATGGTTTCTCGAAGAAGGACTTCGCGAAATGTTCCGAGATATCTCGCCGATTGAAGATTTCACAGGAAATCTATCGCTCGAGTTTGTTGATTACAGTCTCGCGGAACCGAAGTATCCAGTCGATGAATCGAAAGAGCGCGACGTAACTTATGCAGCACCTTTGCGTGTGAAAGTACGTCTGCACAACAAAGAAACAGATGAAGTAAAAGAGCAAGATGTCTTCATGGGTGATTTCCCGTTAATGACAGAAACAGGTACTTTTGTAATCAACGGCGCAGAACGCGTTATCGTTTCTCAGTTGGTCCGTTCGCCGAGTGTTTATTTCCATGACAAGACAGATAAAAATGGTAAAAAAGGCTTTGGAGCAACTGTTATTCCGAACCGTGGAGCATGGTTAGAATACGAAACAGATGCAAAAGATGTTGTGTATGTCAGAATCGATCGCACGCGTAAATTACCGGTAACGGTTCTTTTAAGAGCGCTTGGTTTCGGATCTGATCAAGAAATCATCGATCTACTTGGAGATAACGAATATCTTCAAAATACACTTGAAAAAGACAATACAGAGAGCACAGACAAAGCGCTTCTTGAAATTTATGAACGCCTGCGCCCTGGTGAGCCACCAACAGTTGAAAGTGCGAAGAGCTTACTATACTCACGCTTCTTCGACCCAAAACGCTATGATTTAGCAAATGTTGGTCGTTATAAAATGAACAAAAAGCTTCATATTAAAAACCGCCTTTTCAATCAGACAATTGCAGAAACATTGGCAGATCCTGAAACAGGCGAAATTTTAGTTGAAGCTGGTACATTGATTGATCGTCGTGTATTGGATCGCTTAATTCCAAACTTAGAAAACGGTGTTGGTTTCCATACGGTTTCTCAAGTAGGTGGCGTTCTAGAAGGCGAAGTTACTTTACAGTCAATCAAAATTTATGCGCCAAACAACGAAGACCAAAAAGAAATTACTGTTATTAGTAATGCTTATATAGAAGATAAGATTAAGCACGTAACACCGGCTGATATTATTTCTTCTATTAGTTACTTCTTTAACCTTCTTTATGGTGTCGGAAACACAGATGATATTGATCATCTTGGTAACCGTCGTCTACGTTCAGTAGGTGAGCTTTTACAGAACCAATTCCGTATCGGTTTATCTCGTATGGAGCGCGTAGTGCGTGAGCGTATGTCGATTAACGATACACAAGCAATCGTGCCTCAGCAATTGATCAATATCCGTCCGGTTATTGCATCAATTAAAGAGTTCTTCGGTAGTTCTCAGCTTTCTCAGTTTATGGATCAAACCAATCCACTTGCTGAACTGACACACAAACGTCGTCTATCGGCGCTTGGACCCGGTGGTTTAACACGTGAACGTGCGGGCTTTGAAGTACGTGATGTTCACTATTCTCATTATGGTCGCATGTGTCCAATTGAAACGCCTGAGGGCCCGAACATTGGATTGATCAACACATTGTCAACATTTGCAAAAGTGAACAAGTTTGGTTTCATTGAAACCCCTTATCGCCGTGTAGATGCTGAAACAGGTGTTGTTACAAAACATATCGATTACTTAACTGCTGATGAAGAAGATAACTATGTAGTGGCTCAAGCCAATTCTAAATTGAATGACGATGGTTCATTCGTAGAAGAAGGCATTGTGGCACGTTTCCGCGGGGAAAACACGATTTACAAACGCGGCAGCATTGACTACATGGATGTTTCTCCAAAACAGGTTGTTTCTGTAGCAACAGCGTGTATCCCGTTCCTTGAAAACGATGACTCCAACCGAGCATTAATGGGAGCGAACATGCAACGTCAAGCGGTTCCGTTATTAAATCCGGAAGCTCCTTTTGTAGGAACTGGAATGGAACATTTGGCAGCGCGTGATTCTGGTGCAGCTGTTGTAGCAAAAAATGATGGTATTGTAGAATTTGTGGAAGCTAAAGAAATTGCAGTCCGCCGCATTGAAGTTGTGGATGGCAATGAAGTTAGAGGCGACCTTGATACTTACAAATTGCAAAAATTCGTTCGTTCTAACCAGGGGACAAGTTATAACCAACGCCCAATCGTTAAAGTTGGAGACCGAGTTTCTAAACGCGACATTCTAGCCGATGGACCTTCAATGGAACGCGGAGAGATGGCATTAGGAAGAAACGTATTGGTTGCCTTCATGACGTGGGATGGCTTTAACTACGAAGATGCGATTATCATGAGTGAACGTTTAGTTAAAGACGATGTTTATACATCTGTTCATATTGAAGAGTACGAATCTGATTCACGTGATACAAAACTAGGGCCAGAAGAAATTACGCGCGATATTCCGAACGTTGGGGAAGACGCATTACGTAACTTGGATGACCGTGGAATTATCCGTGTTGGAGCTGAAGTAAAAGATGGAGATATTCTTGTTGGTAAAGTAACACCTAAAGGGGTTACGGAACTAACTGCTGAAGAACGTCTTTTACATGCTATTTTCGGCGAAAAAGCCCGCGAAGTTCGCGATACTTCATTGCGAGTGCCTCACGGTGCTGGCGGTATTGTATTGGATGTTAAAATCTTCAATCGTGAAGATGGAGACGAACTACCACCGGGTGTTAATCAGTTAGTCCGTGCATACATCGTTCAGAAACGTAAAATTTCTGTTGGTGATAAAATGGCCGGACGTCACGGAAACAAAGGTGTTATTTCAAGAATTTTACCTGAAGAAGATATGCCGTTTATGCCTGATGGCACGCCAGTTGACATTATGTTGAACCCACTTGGTGTACCTTCTCGTATGAATATCGGCCAGGTACTTGAATTACACCTTGGAATGGCTTCTCGTTCACTTGGAATTCATATGGCTTCGTCTGTATTTGATGGAGCAAATGAAGAAGATGTGTTGGAGACAATGGAAGAGTCAGGTATGCCGCGCGATGGTAAAACGATTCTTTACGATGGCCGTTCTGGTGAAGCGTTCGATAACCGTGTGTCTGTAGGGATCATGTATATGATTAAACTTGCCCACATGGTCGACGACAAATTGCACGCACGTTCAACTGGACCGTACTCACTGGTTACACAACAACCATTGGGTGGTAAAGCACAATTCGGCGGACAGCGTTTTGGTGAGATGGAAGTATGGGCACTTGAAGCATATGGTGCAGCTCATACATTACAAGAAATCTTAACGGTTAAATCGGATGATGTTGTAGGTCGCGTAAAAACTTATGAAGCAATT